From Coturnix japonica isolate 7356 chromosome 1, Coturnix japonica 2.1, whole genome shotgun sequence, the proteins below share one genomic window:
- the TAB1 gene encoding TGF-beta-activated kinase 1 and MAP3K7-binding protein 1 yields MAAQRRSLLQSEQQPSWTDDLPSCHLSGVGSAPNRSYSADGKGTEGHPLEDNWLKFRSENNCYLYGVFNGYDGNRVTNFVGQRLSAELLLGQLHADHSDADVRRVLLQAFDVVERSFLESIDDALAEKASLQSQLPEGVPHHQLPPQYQKIVERLKVVEQEISGGAMAIVAVVLNNKLYIANVGTNRALLCKSTVDGLQVTQLNVDHTTENEDELFRFSQLGLDAGKIKQVGTIRGQESTRRIGDYKVKYGYTDIELLSAAKSKPIIAEPEIHGGHSLDGVTGFLVLMSEGLYKALEAAHGPGQANQEIAAMIATEFAKQTSLDAVAQAVVDRVKRIHCDTFASGGERSKFCPRHEDMTLLVRNFGYPLGEMSQPTLTPTQGGRVYPVSVPYSSSQSTSKMSVTLSLVMPSQGQMVNGAHSSSTLDEATPTLTNQSPTVTLQSTNTHTQSSSSSSDGGLFRSRPTHSLQPDEDGRVEPYVDFAEFYRLWNMDHGEQGALTVS; encoded by the exons atGGCGGCGCAGAGGAGGAGTCTGCTGCAGAGT GAACAGCAGCCCAGCTGGACAGATGACCTACCATCCTGCCATCTCTCTGGGGTGGGCTCGGCTCCAAACCGTTCTTACAGTGCAGATGGCAAAGGTACAGAGGGTCACCCCTTGGAAGATAACTGGTTGAAATTCAG GAGTGAGAACAACTGCTACCTCTATGGTGTCTTCAATGGCTACGATGGCAACCGAGTCACCAACTTTGTGGGCCAGAGGCtgtctgcagaactgctgctgggcCAGCTGCATGCAGATCACAGTGATGCTGATGTTCGCCGAGTTCTGCTGCAG GCTTTTGATGTGGTAGAAAGAAGTTTCCTGGAGTCCATTGATGATGCTTTGGCAGAAAAGGCCAGCCTGCAGTCCCAGCTGCCAGAG GGTGTTCCTCATCACCAGCTGCCTCCTCAATACCAGAAGATCGTGGAGAGATTGAAAGTTGTAGAGCAGGAGATCTCTGGAGGAGCCATGGCCATCGTGGCTGTTGTTCTCAACAATAAGCTCTATATCGCCAATgttg GTACCAATCGTGCACTATTGTGTAAGTCCACAGTGGATGGACTGCAGGTGACTCAGCTAAATGTGGACCATACGACAGAGAATGAGGATGAACTTTTTCGCTTCTCTCAGCTGG GCTTGGATGCAGGGAAGATAAAACAAGTGGGAACCATCCGTGGGCAGGAAAGCACTCGGCGCATTGGAGACTACAAAGTCAAATATGGCTACACTGATATTGAACTGCTCAG TGCTGCTAAATCTAAGCCTATTATAGCAGAGCCTGAAATCCATGGAGGGCACTCGCTGGATGGAGTGACTGGCTTCTTGGTGCTTATGTCTGAAGGCCTCTACAAAGCTCTGGAGGCAGCTCATGGGCCTGGGCAGGCCAACCAG GAAATTGCAGCCATGATAGCCACAGAGTTTGCCAAGCAGACATCGCTGGATGCTGTGGCCCAGGCTGTAGTTGACCGGGTGAAACGGATCCACTGTGACACTTTTGCCAGTGGTGGGGAACGGTCCAAGTTCTGTCCCCGACATGAAGACATGACCCTACTTGTGAGGAATTTTGGCTATCCCTTGGGTGAGATGAGTCAGCCCACGCTAACACCAACACAAG ggGGCCGTGTCTACCCCGTCTCTGTGCCGTATTCCAGCTCCCAAAGCACGAGCAAAATGAGTGTCACACTGTCTCTCGTCATGCCTTCCCAAGGCCAGATGGTCAATGGTGCCCACAGCAGCTCAACTCTGGATGAAGCCACCCCCACCCTCACTAA CCAAAGCCCCACTGTGACTCTCCAGTCCACTAACACTCACACGCAGAGTAGCAGCTCAAGTTCGGACGGGGGTCTCTTCCGCTCCCGCCCTACCCACTCGCTCCAGCCAGATGAAGATGGGCGTGTGGAGCCCTACGTGGACTTTGCAGAGTTTTACCGGCTTTGGAACATGGACCATGGTGAGCAGGGAGCACTGACTGTATCCTAA